The following are from one region of the Oscarella lobularis chromosome 3, ooOscLobu1.1, whole genome shotgun sequence genome:
- the LOC136184319 gene encoding uncharacterized protein, whose amino-acid sequence MISSGRHWADVGGIARFELHFCFPFSLPSDSPTWDGRTVQVDHVSERKALLRKMFGYDDTSLFKENVKTTQVKAFSIEGNEINDRLTLLLPLRNESGTWLEFILDDVFLREFAGKSAGIVRFTVTPSDNGVHLVQHLLDMQNAIRMLCESKRTQKLTVKMDDIDKESWPIFNPKDFVLDILQKKYNKQSQFFDEHTEDRLYSFTIAQVSGLREESQLKRAAYYICQMEWDAKSETPDEYVDDFIKERLYKRHARSDGGVYPCFHKDGGCILFFHGKENASELKVWKNHRKDENEEIGTVLGTARPLAAFSLIEILLLRRMVLRRFGQRVEGLIISEKRNEDNLKKLQKLQGEMLSFKADLSKPVTTSSVVAPQLKMWSTVVGIDEMMKDISESVNDLYGFYSGIVEKKSQKRLDLLATMLSFLGIADLVSSVYLAYSTSTIVPSSDRDNLNVTIPFVLIGILLMVAVIFVIRFQMLK is encoded by the exons ATGATCTCGAGTGGCAGACACTGGGCCGACGTTGGCGGGATCGCACGTTTTGAACTCCACTTTTGctttcctttttcgcttCCCTCTGACTCACCGACTTGGGACGGGCGAACCGTGCAAGTAGACCATGTCTCGGAACG CAAAGCGCTCCTAAGGAAAATGTTTGGCTACGATGACACTTCTTTATTCAAAGAAAACGTGAAAACG ACACAAGTCAAAGCATTTTCCATTGAAGGCAATGAAATAAACGATCGACTCACACTGCTGCTTCCTCTACGGAATGAATCAGGGACTTGGCTGGAGTTCATTCTTGACGAT GTTTTTCTGCGAGAATTTGCTGGCAAAAGCGCGGGGATAGTGCGCTTTACAGTGACCCCAAG TGATAATGGCGTTCACCTAGTACAGCATCTCTTGGACATGCAA AATGCAATAAGAATGCTGTGTGAGTCAAAGAGAACCCA GAAACTGACCGTCAAGATGGACGACATTGACAAAGAAAGTTGGCCTATTTTTAACCCCAAGGATTTTGTTCTGGATattcttcaaaagaaatacaATAAACAGAGTCAG TTTTTTGACGAACATACCGAAGACAGGCTGTATTCTTTCACAATAGCGCAAGTTTCAGGATTGAGGGAAGAATCGCAACTAAAACGAGCAGCCTATTACATATGTCAAATGGAGTGGGACGCAAAGAGTGAGACTCCCGACGAATACGTGGACGACTTCATAAAAGAGCGCCTTTACAAACGACATGCTAGATCAGATGGAG GAGTCTATCCGTGCTTTCACAAAGACGGAGGATGCATCTTGTTTTTTCACGGTAAAGAGAACGCCTCAGAGCTAAAAGTTTGGAAAAATCACAG GAAGGATGAAAACGAGGAAATAGGAACCGTACTTGGCACAGC TCGTCCACTAGCAGCGTTTTCGCTGATTGAAATCCTCCTTTTGCGTCGAATGGTTCTAAGACGTTTTGGTCAA AGAGTTGAGGGTCTGATTATaagtgaaaaaagaaacgaagataACTTGAAAAAACTTCAAAAACTTCAAGGCGAAATGTTGAGTTTCAAAGCTGATTTGTCGAAGCCTGTAACAACATCGTCTGTAGTCGCTCCTCAG TTAAAAATGTGGAGCACCGTGGTAGGCATTGACGAAATGATGAAGGATATTTCGGAGTCTGTCAACGATCTCTATGGATTTTACAGTGGAAttgttgaaaaaaaaagtcaGAAACG ATTGGATTTGCTTGCCACAATGCTGAGCTTTCTTGGCATCGCCGATCTGGTGTCAAGCGTCTACTTGGCATATTCAACGTCAACAATCGTGCCGTCATCTGATCGCGATAATCTAAACGTAACGATTCCTTTTGTTCTGATTGGAATTTTGCTGATGGTTGCTGTCATATTTGTTATTCGCTTTCAAATGctaaagtga